Proteins encoded together in one Campylobacter concisus window:
- a CDS encoding MqnA/MqnD/SBP family protein, translated as MIFGKIDYLNLLPFHVFLKSAPLSSQIKKAIEFKKGVPSKLNRALNARKIDAAVISSIASKKANLKKLNFGIVAKKDVKSVLVRKNSAPKLDPASASSNALAKVLKLNGEVIIGDRALKAYLSEGKECFYDLGQIWHEKTNLPFVFGRFSYVKNGSFYKRLVAKFLQKNVKIPNYILAQYAKSRDISEQDIKWYLKFISYKIGPKEQKSLRKFFKEHRFLREAIKV; from the coding sequence ATGATATTTGGAAAGATTGATTATCTAAATTTACTCCCATTTCACGTTTTTTTAAAATCAGCCCCACTAAGCTCTCAGATAAAAAAGGCGATCGAGTTTAAAAAGGGCGTGCCAAGTAAGCTAAACAGAGCCCTAAACGCCAGAAAGATCGACGCTGCGGTCATATCAAGCATAGCTAGCAAAAAGGCAAATTTAAAGAAGCTAAATTTTGGAATAGTCGCCAAAAAAGATGTAAAAAGCGTGCTTGTGCGCAAAAACTCAGCCCCAAAGCTAGATCCTGCCTCAGCTAGCTCAAACGCCCTAGCCAAGGTGCTTAAGCTAAATGGCGAGGTGATCATAGGCGACAGGGCGCTAAAGGCATATTTAAGCGAGGGCAAAGAGTGCTTTTACGACCTTGGTCAAATTTGGCACGAAAAGACAAATTTGCCATTTGTTTTTGGTAGATTTTCTTACGTAAAAAATGGCTCGTTTTACAAAAGGCTGGTCGCAAAATTTTTGCAAAAAAATGTAAAGATCCCAAACTATATCTTAGCCCAGTATGCCAAAAGCCGCGACATAAGCGAGCAAGATATCAAGTGGTATCTTAAATTTATAAGCTACAAGATCGGCCCAAAAGAGCAAAAATCACTCCGAAAATTTTTTAAAGAACATAGGTTTTTAAGAGAGGCAATAAAAGTCTAA
- a CDS encoding aryl-sulfate sulfotransferase translates to MKKTLSCVALASVLCSSAFAIGGPSGAKLDYAITGQIGEVVVNPYDTAPLTAVIKNGGYTLSNAKVTIVPKQGGQTISYKVADKHLRTHGGIPVFGMYPDYQNTVEVEYDKSYKGKTEHIKESYKIYAPAIYLESAGTPNQKGALFDKIEVTKPASAKFANRLYYVNNFVNKTGKGTKVVWNNPAGGAIEWNYSPNNFILDTKGEVRWYLEPSKIYDLKQPFHAGVMMGFKQNDDGAMTWGYGQRYAKYDIMGREIFNRELPASYNDFSHSMDIAQNGHYFLRVANADYKRADGKNVRTVRDVIVELDRDGNVVDDFRLYEILDPYRDIVLKTLDQGAVCLNIDAKKAGHTASSDELQSMDTHDKWGDIVGAGPGRNWAHVNSVDYDPSDDSIIISSRHQDAVIKIGRDKQVKWIMGAHKGWSDKFKDKLLQPVDSKGNKIVCEDEYSKCPGYESDKGGFDWQWTQHTAFRIDSKSKKGEIYLSVFDNGDTRGMEQPAIAGMKYSRAVVYKIDENKKTVEQIWEYGKERGKEWYSSVTSLTQYQDDLDSVMVYSAVAGMQFDIAKGRPVGLPSPHIDEFEWGAKEPSIEIKMTNAMGYQAFPFSLQKAFEK, encoded by the coding sequence ATGAAAAAGACTTTGAGTTGTGTTGCACTAGCCTCTGTGCTTTGCTCGAGCGCTTTTGCGATAGGCGGTCCAAGCGGGGCTAAACTTGACTACGCTATCACTGGGCAAATCGGCGAAGTAGTAGTAAATCCGTACGACACAGCGCCACTTACTGCAGTCATCAAAAATGGCGGCTATACACTAAGCAATGCAAAAGTAACCATCGTGCCAAAACAAGGTGGTCAAACTATAAGCTACAAAGTGGCTGACAAGCATCTTCGCACACATGGCGGCATCCCAGTTTTTGGCATGTATCCTGACTATCAAAACACCGTTGAAGTCGAGTACGACAAGAGCTACAAGGGCAAGACTGAGCATATAAAAGAGAGCTATAAAATTTACGCCCCAGCTATCTACCTAGAGAGTGCTGGCACGCCAAATCAAAAGGGCGCGCTATTTGATAAGATCGAGGTTACTAAGCCAGCAAGCGCTAAATTTGCAAACCGCCTCTACTATGTAAATAACTTTGTAAATAAAACAGGCAAGGGCACAAAAGTCGTTTGGAACAACCCAGCCGGCGGTGCGATCGAGTGGAACTACAGCCCAAATAACTTCATCCTTGATACAAAAGGCGAGGTTAGATGGTATCTTGAGCCAAGTAAAATTTATGACCTAAAACAGCCATTTCACGCTGGCGTTATGATGGGCTTTAAGCAAAATGACGACGGCGCGATGACTTGGGGATATGGTCAAAGATACGCAAAATACGACATCATGGGTAGAGAAATTTTCAACCGCGAGCTACCAGCTAGCTACAACGACTTCTCTCACTCGATGGACATAGCACAAAACGGACACTACTTCTTGCGCGTGGCAAATGCCGACTATAAAAGGGCTGATGGCAAAAACGTAAGAACAGTGCGCGACGTCATCGTTGAGCTTGACAGAGATGGCAACGTAGTTGATGACTTTAGACTATATGAAATCCTCGACCCATACCGCGACATCGTGCTAAAAACGCTTGATCAAGGCGCAGTTTGCTTAAACATAGACGCTAAAAAAGCAGGCCACACAGCAAGCTCTGATGAGCTTCAGTCTATGGATACACACGATAAATGGGGCGACATAGTTGGCGCAGGTCCCGGACGCAACTGGGCACACGTAAATAGCGTGGATTACGACCCAAGCGATGATAGTATCATCATCTCAAGCCGCCACCAAGACGCAGTTATAAAGATCGGCCGTGATAAACAAGTAAAATGGATCATGGGCGCTCACAAGGGCTGGAGCGATAAATTTAAAGACAAGCTGCTTCAGCCAGTCGATAGCAAAGGCAACAAGATCGTCTGCGAAGATGAATACTCAAAATGCCCAGGATACGAGAGCGACAAAGGTGGCTTTGACTGGCAATGGACGCAGCACACAGCATTTAGGATAGATAGCAAGTCTAAAAAGGGCGAAATTTATCTAAGTGTCTTTGACAACGGCGACACAAGGGGCATGGAGCAACCAGCCATCGCTGGCATGAAGTACTCTCGTGCGGTCGTTTATAAGATCGATGAGAACAAAAAGACCGTTGAGCAGATCTGGGAGTACGGCAAAGAGCGCGGCAAAGAGTGGTATAGCTCAGTTACTAGCCTTACGCAGTATCAAGATGACCTTGATAGCGTGATGGTCTATTCAGCCGTTGCTGGCATGCAGTTTGACATCGCAAAAGGTCGCCCAGTAGGACTTCCTAGCCCGCACATCGATGAGTTTGAGTGGGGCGCAAAAGAGCCTAGCATCGAGATAAAGATGACAAATGCTATGGGCTATCAAGCGTTTCCATTTAGCTTGCAAAAAGCGTTTGAAAAGTAA
- the gltX gene encoding glutamate--tRNA ligase, with the protein MIVTRFAPSPTGYLHIGGLRTALYNYLYARANNGKFLLRIEDTDLKRNSEEATQAIKEAFAWCKLDHDGEVTYQSKRFDLYKEYVKKLLDEGKAYKCYMSKEELEELRASQEARKERPKYDNRYRDFTGTPPAGIEPVIRIKAPLSGEIVIHDGIKGEVKFKVEDILDDFIIARSDGTPTYNFTVVIDDALMGVTDVIRGDDHLSNTPKQIVLYEALGFKVPKFYHVAMINGEDGKKLSKRHGATDVMEYKKMGYLPEALLNFLVRLGWSHGDDEIFTIEDMLKYFNPNDINKSSSTYNAQKLDWLNSHYIKTLPYERLAHDMLEFGVDFKALVKGELLLNSLRERSKTLIEMANSANAIINAPKSYDEKAWAKFINENSKEILAKFAQILDRDLDAKGYEELTNKFLEQNGLKLKDLAQALRIALTGSSVSPSIFEVLEVVGSNEIKNRIQNLLKEEK; encoded by the coding sequence ATGATAGTTACTAGATTTGCTCCGTCGCCTACTGGATACCTACATATAGGCGGACTTAGGACAGCTCTTTATAATTATTTATACGCAAGAGCTAACAATGGAAAATTTCTGCTCCGCATCGAAGATACTGACTTAAAACGAAACTCAGAAGAGGCCACGCAAGCGATAAAAGAGGCATTTGCTTGGTGCAAGCTAGATCACGACGGCGAAGTGACCTATCAGTCAAAGAGATTTGATCTTTACAAAGAGTATGTTAAAAAGCTGCTTGATGAGGGCAAAGCCTACAAATGCTACATGAGCAAAGAGGAGCTTGAGGAGCTTAGAGCTAGTCAAGAGGCTAGAAAAGAGCGCCCAAAATACGATAATAGATATAGAGATTTTACTGGCACGCCTCCAGCTGGCATCGAGCCAGTCATCCGTATAAAAGCCCCACTTAGCGGCGAGATCGTCATACATGACGGCATAAAAGGCGAGGTTAAATTTAAGGTTGAAGATATCTTAGATGACTTCATCATCGCAAGAAGCGACGGCACGCCAACATACAACTTCACAGTTGTGATAGACGATGCGCTAATGGGCGTAACTGACGTTATTCGCGGCGATGACCACCTCTCAAATACCCCAAAACAGATCGTTCTTTACGAGGCACTTGGCTTTAAGGTGCCAAAATTTTATCATGTCGCTATGATAAACGGTGAGGACGGCAAAAAGCTTAGCAAAAGGCATGGCGCAACTGACGTTATGGAGTATAAAAAGATGGGCTACTTGCCTGAAGCGCTCTTAAATTTTCTCGTTCGTCTTGGCTGGAGCCACGGTGATGATGAGATTTTTACTATCGAGGATATGCTTAAATACTTCAATCCAAACGATATCAACAAAAGCTCAAGTACCTACAACGCTCAAAAGCTTGACTGGCTAAATTCTCACTATATAAAAACTTTGCCTTACGAGAGGCTAGCGCACGATATGCTTGAGTTTGGCGTGGATTTTAAGGCTTTGGTAAAGGGCGAGCTACTGCTAAATTCGCTCCGTGAGAGATCAAAGACCTTGATCGAAATGGCAAACAGCGCAAATGCTATCATCAACGCTCCAAAAAGCTACGACGAGAAAGCTTGGGCTAAATTTATAAATGAAAATAGCAAAGAAATTTTGGCAAAATTTGCTCAAATTTTAGACCGCGACCTTGATGCTAAAGGCTATGAGGAGCTAACTAATAAATTTTTAGAGCAAAATGGCTTAAAACTAAAAGACCTAGCTCAGGCCCTAAGGATAGCGCTAACTGGCTCAAGCGTGAGCCCAAGTATATTTGAGGTGCTTGAAGTAGTAGGTAGTAACGAGATCAAAAACAGAATACAAAATTTATTAAAGGAAGAGAAATGA
- a CDS encoding malic enzyme-like NAD(P)-binding protein: MTHVTKEEALNYHIGGKIEIRVKTPCETSRDLSMAYTPGVAEPCREINADTELAYKYTNKANLVAVITDGTAVLGLGDIGAIAGKPVMEGKAVLFKKFANVDAFDIELDEHDPDKIVEICKALAPTFGGINLEDIRAPKCFEIERKLQEAVDIPVMHDDQHGTAMITSAGIINAMEISGKDISKIKIVVSGAGAAGIACAKMYKALGAKHIVMIDSKGVIHSKRTDLTPEKVEFALETEDRTLADAMKGADMFLGLSKPGVVTKEMVASMNKEPIIFALANPVPEIFPEDVVAVRDDVMMGTGRSDYPNQVNNVLGFPFIFRGALDVRAKKITENMKMAAAKALAQLAKEPVPAEVLKASGVSELKFGKEYIIPKPFDKRVLTAVAPAVAKAAVEDGVARVKDFDVEAYKAKLAKGF; encoded by the coding sequence ATGACACATGTAACTAAAGAAGAGGCACTAAACTACCACATCGGCGGTAAGATCGAGATCAGGGTAAAGACACCTTGCGAGACTTCAAGAGACCTTTCTATGGCCTATACACCAGGCGTTGCTGAGCCATGCCGTGAGATAAATGCAGACACTGAACTAGCTTATAAATATACAAATAAGGCAAATTTAGTAGCTGTCATCACCGATGGCACGGCTGTTCTTGGACTTGGCGACATCGGCGCTATCGCTGGTAAGCCAGTTATGGAGGGCAAGGCGGTGCTATTTAAAAAATTTGCAAACGTTGATGCCTTTGACATCGAGCTAGACGAGCACGATCCTGATAAGATCGTTGAGATTTGCAAGGCTCTTGCTCCGACATTTGGCGGTATAAATTTAGAAGATATCCGCGCTCCAAAGTGCTTTGAGATCGAAAGAAAGCTTCAAGAAGCAGTCGATATCCCAGTCATGCACGACGATCAGCACGGCACAGCGATGATAACAAGCGCTGGCATTATAAATGCGATGGAAATTTCTGGCAAAGATATATCTAAGATAAAGATCGTAGTTAGCGGCGCTGGTGCAGCTGGCATCGCTTGCGCAAAGATGTATAAAGCACTTGGCGCAAAACACATTGTGATGATAGATAGCAAAGGCGTCATCCACTCAAAAAGAACAGACCTAACTCCAGAAAAGGTTGAATTTGCGCTTGAGACCGAGGATAGGACTTTAGCTGATGCGATGAAAGGCGCTGATATGTTTTTAGGTCTTTCTAAGCCTGGCGTTGTGACAAAAGAGATGGTCGCATCGATGAACAAAGAGCCTATCATCTTCGCTTTGGCAAACCCAGTGCCTGAAATCTTCCCAGAAGACGTCGTAGCTGTAAGAGATGACGTTATGATGGGCACAGGCAGAAGCGACTATCCTAACCAAGTAAATAACGTTTTGGGCTTTCCATTTATCTTTAGAGGCGCGCTTGATGTTAGGGCTAAAAAGATCACTGAAAATATGAAAATGGCTGCAGCTAAAGCGCTTGCGCAGCTTGCAAAAGAGCCAGTGCCAGCTGAAGTTCTAAAAGCAAGTGGCGTTAGCGAGCTAAAATTTGGCAAAGAGTACATCATCCCAAAACCATTTGACAAGCGCGTACTAACAGCGGTCGCTCCAGCAGTTGCAAAAGCTGCAGTTGAAGATGGCGTAGCGAGAGTAAAAGATTTTGATGTTGAGGCTTACAAAGCTAAACTTGCAAAAGGTTTTTAA
- a CDS encoding barstar family protein, with protein sequence MKSVILDAKKMVEKEEMYEYFAKKFDLPEYYGKNLDALFDCLCEINEPTLIKLKNENALDSATKESLTQLFCDVCNENELVKFELVKDEK encoded by the coding sequence ATGAAAAGCGTGATCTTAGATGCAAAAAAGATGGTTGAAAAAGAGGAGATGTATGAGTATTTTGCTAAGAAATTTGACTTGCCAGAGTACTACGGCAAAAATTTAGACGCACTCTTTGACTGCCTTTGCGAGATAAATGAGCCAACGCTTATAAAGCTAAAAAATGAAAATGCTTTGGATAGTGCCACAAAAGAGAGCTTAACCCAGCTATTTTGCGACGTTTGCAACGAAAATGAGCTAGTTAAATTTGAGCTTGTAAAAGATGAAAAATGA
- a CDS encoding shikimate dehydrogenase codes for MKTFAVFGDPIAHSVSPRLHNKAIADLALDALYTRVLLKDGNELINKFRSLKLNGANVTLPHKEFALNLADDASETARKIGSANTLVLKNEKIYAYNTDAPGFLKAISNFKEAKSAIILGAGGTANALAYALKSQNIDVCILNRSKARLDKFKDHYECFSWDDYKEHKFDLVVNSTSAGLKDDLLPAPKEILDGILKSAKFAFDVIYGKQTPFLKEAKSQNLACKDGADMLLYQAVLALNLFYNGSLDEKKIEISMREALSL; via the coding sequence ATGAAAACCTTCGCAGTTTTTGGAGATCCGATAGCTCACTCGGTATCTCCAAGACTACACAACAAAGCCATTGCCGATCTAGCTCTTGATGCCCTTTACACAAGGGTTTTGCTAAAAGATGGCAATGAGCTAATCAATAAATTTAGATCCCTAAAACTAAACGGCGCAAATGTCACACTCCCACATAAAGAATTTGCTCTAAATTTAGCTGATGACGCCTCAGAAACAGCACGTAAAATAGGCTCTGCAAACACTTTAGTGCTAAAAAATGAGAAAATTTATGCCTACAACACTGACGCACCTGGCTTTTTAAAAGCGATATCAAATTTCAAAGAGGCAAAAAGCGCCATCATCCTTGGAGCTGGAGGCACCGCAAATGCCCTAGCCTACGCACTTAAATCACAAAACATAGATGTTTGCATACTAAATAGAAGCAAGGCAAGACTTGATAAATTTAAAGATCACTATGAGTGCTTTAGCTGGGATGATTATAAAGAGCATAAATTTGATCTGGTGGTAAATTCAACCTCAGCAGGGCTAAAAGATGATCTTTTGCCAGCACCAAAAGAGATTTTAGATGGTATTTTAAAAAGCGCTAAATTTGCATTTGATGTTATTTACGGCAAGCAAACGCCATTTTTAAAAGAGGCTAAAAGCCAAAATTTAGCATGTAAAGACGGAGCTGATATGCTCTTGTATCAAGCGGTTTTAGCGTTAAATTTATTTTATAATGGCAGCCTTGATGAGAAAAAGATAGAAATTTCTATGCGAGAGGCTCTTAGTTTATAG
- a CDS encoding ribonuclease domain-containing protein, giving the protein MNKRLLPALVAFIIAIIIGTFFFSKEGGEANKNAQILLEQLNKEGQKSQSLAENGSYISKDEVALYIYKFNKLPKNFITKKEAMALGWDAKSGNLWQISGGKSIGGDRFSNREKRLPEADGRKWFECDVNYNGGRRGAERILYSNDGLIYYTPDHYEHFYLLYEKRMQ; this is encoded by the coding sequence TTGAACAAAAGACTTTTGCCGGCCTTAGTTGCCTTTATTATTGCCATCATCATCGGCACCTTCTTTTTTTCAAAAGAGGGCGGAGAGGCAAACAAAAACGCTCAAATTTTACTTGAGCAGCTAAACAAAGAGGGGCAAAAGAGCCAGAGCCTCGCAGAAAATGGCTCATACATATCAAAAGATGAGGTCGCACTTTATATCTACAAATTTAACAAGCTGCCAAAAAATTTCATAACTAAAAAAGAGGCAATGGCTCTTGGCTGGGACGCAAAAAGCGGAAATTTATGGCAGATAAGCGGCGGCAAAAGCATCGGTGGAGATAGATTTTCAAACCGAGAAAAGAGGCTGCCTGAGGCTGATGGTAGAAAGTGGTTTGAGTGCGATGTAAATTATAATGGTGGCAGGCGCGGCGCTGAGAGAATTTTATATTCAAACGACGGGCTTATCTACTACACGCCTGATCACTACGAGCATTTTTACCTGCTTTATGAGAAGAGGATGCAATGA
- a CDS encoding SPFH domain-containing protein yields MEFAYSVPMIVGAVVILFIILIPLLFRRVVATNEVHIVQTSKSTTSYGKDTANGNSYYEFPSWIPIIGVTKIVLPVSVFSIKIDGYEAYDVGRLPFMVDITAFFRIKDSNLAAQRVINLKDMELQLTDIIQGSIRSILASKQLEEILQQRSEFGLEFTTAVKEQLQNWGIEPVKNIELMDIRDSRDSKVIFNIMEKKKSEIEKESRMTVAENKKLAEIAEVNAKQETDVKKQEAEKAVGLKTVENEREVAISRQQACQQVADQEKVTKEKEMEVIRVTDVKQAEISKQVEIVKAEQEQRKIEIDAEARKNAKIKDAEAHKQNQILTAEGEKEKAFLEAAALLETKDKESQGIQKIGSAEAEALRLKELAPVNAQIELAREIGENEGYQTYLISIKQIEANRDVGLEQAKALSAADLKIIANEGSVSNGLSKISDVLSSKGGTNLASMLEGLNQSEIGKGLIDKFIKPNGDSPKK; encoded by the coding sequence ATGGAATTTGCATATTCAGTTCCAATGATTGTAGGCGCAGTGGTTATACTGTTTATCATTTTAATACCGCTTTTATTTAGGCGCGTTGTTGCAACAAATGAGGTGCATATCGTTCAAACATCAAAAAGCACCACATCTTACGGCAAAGATACGGCAAATGGAAATAGCTACTATGAATTTCCAAGCTGGATACCAATAATCGGTGTAACAAAGATAGTTTTGCCAGTTTCTGTTTTTAGTATAAAGATAGATGGCTATGAGGCATATGATGTAGGTCGTTTGCCATTTATGGTCGATATTACTGCATTTTTTAGGATAAAAGATAGCAACCTAGCGGCGCAACGTGTTATAAATCTTAAAGATATGGAGCTTCAGCTAACTGACATCATCCAAGGCTCGATCCGTTCTATTTTAGCGAGCAAGCAGCTAGAAGAAATTCTTCAACAAAGAAGTGAATTTGGCTTAGAATTTACAACAGCAGTCAAAGAGCAGCTTCAAAACTGGGGCATAGAGCCTGTCAAAAATATCGAGTTAATGGACATCCGTGATAGTAGAGATAGCAAGGTTATCTTTAATATCATGGAGAAGAAAAAATCAGAAATCGAAAAAGAGTCTCGTATGACTGTGGCTGAGAATAAAAAGCTTGCCGAGATCGCTGAAGTAAATGCAAAACAAGAGACTGACGTTAAGAAACAAGAGGCTGAAAAGGCTGTTGGTCTAAAAACAGTTGAAAACGAAAGAGAGGTTGCTATTTCTCGTCAGCAAGCTTGCCAACAAGTGGCTGACCAAGAGAAGGTCACTAAAGAAAAAGAGATGGAAGTTATCAGAGTTACTGATGTTAAGCAAGCTGAAATTTCAAAACAAGTAGAGATCGTTAAAGCTGAGCAAGAGCAAAGAAAGATAGAGATCGACGCTGAAGCTAGGAAAAATGCAAAGATCAAAGACGCTGAAGCACACAAGCAAAATCAAATTTTAACAGCTGAGGGTGAGAAAGAGAAGGCATTTTTGGAGGCTGCTGCTTTACTAGAGACTAAAGATAAAGAGTCACAAGGTATACAAAAAATCGGCTCTGCCGAGGCTGAGGCACTAAGACTAAAAGAGCTTGCACCTGTAAATGCACAGATCGAGCTTGCTAGAGAGATCGGCGAAAACGAGGGCTACCAGACTTATCTTATCTCTATTAAACAGATCGAGGCAAATAGAGATGTGGGCTTAGAGCAGGCTAAAGCGCTAAGTGCAGCTGATCTAAAGATCATCGCAAATGAGGGCAGCGTATCAAACGGCCTATCTAAAATAAGCGACGTGCTAAGCTCAAAAGGTGGCACAAATTTAGCTTCAATGCTTGAAGGCTTAAACCAAAGTGAGATAGGTAAAGGGCTAATTGATAAATTTATAAAACCAAATGGCGATTCGCCTAAGAAATAA
- a CDS encoding SPOR domain-containing protein, which produces MENEELKDILLEKDDEAKGAKLKKLLMFIAALVILFLIIIVAMKLVNSNDSAQSQNEADSRLVLPPVPAEQPVDTQVPAQDTNSDVKKGDTQLFEQVPIVPENKQQDDFEDMIKKLKDKEGAKSAPKTEEPKEVVKAVEHPTEAPKKAETKVEAPAKKAETKSEAKAEKKAETKPAKTEAKTEKKAETKAEKKPETKVEKKAETPAKAEKAEKAEKKVEAPAKAESVAKGSYVQVFATSKFNPNADYMKKIAAKGYSYKTIKAGELTKILVGPFDEKGLQKAVNDIRKDVNKDAFVFRAK; this is translated from the coding sequence ATGGAAAACGAAGAGTTAAAAGATATACTTTTAGAAAAAGATGATGAGGCAAAGGGCGCAAAACTAAAGAAACTTCTTATGTTTATAGCAGCTTTAGTTATACTTTTTTTGATTATTATAGTCGCTATGAAATTAGTTAATTCAAATGATTCTGCACAATCTCAAAATGAAGCCGACTCAAGACTAGTTCTGCCTCCAGTGCCAGCAGAGCAGCCAGTCGATACGCAGGTGCCTGCACAAGATACAAATTCAGATGTTAAAAAAGGCGATACACAACTTTTCGAGCAAGTGCCTATCGTGCCTGAAAACAAGCAACAAGATGATTTTGAAGATATGATCAAAAAGCTAAAAGATAAAGAAGGCGCAAAATCAGCTCCTAAAACTGAAGAGCCAAAAGAGGTAGTAAAAGCTGTCGAGCATCCAACTGAAGCGCCTAAAAAAGCTGAGACAAAGGTAGAGGCTCCAGCTAAAAAAGCTGAAACAAAAAGCGAAGCTAAAGCAGAGAAAAAAGCTGAAACAAAGCCAGCTAAAACTGAGGCAAAAACAGAGAAGAAAGCCGAAACTAAAGCTGAGAAAAAACCTGAAACAAAGGTAGAAAAAAAGGCTGAAACTCCTGCAAAAGCAGAAAAAGCAGAAAAAGCTGAGAAAAAAGTAGAAGCTCCAGCTAAAGCTGAGAGCGTCGCAAAAGGCTCTTATGTTCAAGTATTTGCAACTAGTAAATTTAACCCAAATGCCGACTATATGAAAAAAATAGCAGCCAAAGGCTATAGCTACAAAACTATAAAAGCTGGCGAGCTAACTAAAATTTTAGTTGGTCCATTTGATGAAAAAGGGCTACAAAAAGCCGTAAATGACATAAGAAAAGATGTCAATAAAGACGCTTTTGTCTTTAGAGCAAAATGA
- a CDS encoding peptidylprolyl isomerase, which translates to MKKLLFLAAGVLSALNLYSAQMINGIAAIVENEPITLYEVYSLKEQLKTTEQDALNLLIRDRLEDAQIKNLNLSVTPFELNDRIEAIAKQNGMTNSQFRSSIQAQGMDFLDFKNNLEHKMLQEKLYKSIAAEAGKNINEQKAKAYFDANPDKFKVFSTARVVVYRAKDPDLLEAQKTSPKLLDGVQTQEVSLDYQSIDPRLAAIISSTNNGDYTQPLQGPDSFDMFLVKEKIGSYTPSFADVKDNVINELYQGEQEKLMSDYFEKLRAKAKIQILR; encoded by the coding sequence ATGAAAAAATTGCTCTTTTTGGCTGCTGGCGTGTTAAGTGCCTTAAATTTATATTCAGCTCAGATGATAAACGGCATCGCAGCTATTGTGGAGAACGAGCCTATCACGCTTTACGAGGTTTATAGTTTGAAGGAACAGCTAAAGACAACAGAGCAGGACGCTTTAAATTTGCTTATCAGAGATAGACTTGAAGATGCACAGATAAAAAACTTAAATTTAAGCGTTACACCTTTTGAGCTAAACGACAGGATCGAGGCGATCGCAAAGCAAAATGGCATGACAAATTCGCAGTTTAGAAGCTCTATCCAAGCTCAAGGCATGGACTTTTTGGACTTTAAAAACAACCTAGAGCACAAGATGCTTCAAGAAAAACTTTATAAAAGCATAGCTGCTGAGGCTGGCAAAAACATAAACGAGCAAAAAGCAAAGGCGTATTTTGACGCTAATCCTGATAAATTTAAGGTTTTTAGCACCGCTAGAGTCGTAGTTTATAGAGCAAAAGACCCTGATCTGCTTGAAGCTCAAAAGACAAGTCCGAAGCTACTAGACGGCGTGCAAACACAAGAGGTGAGTTTAGACTATCAAAGCATAGATCCAAGACTTGCTGCGATCATCTCAAGCACAAATAACGGCGACTACACACAGCCTTTGCAAGGACCTGACAGTTTTGATATGTTTTTAGTAAAAGAGAAGATCGGCTCATACACACCAAGCTTTGCTGATGTAAAAGATAACGTTATAAACGAGCTTTACCAAGGCGAGCAAGAAAAATTAATGAGTGATTACTTCGAAAAACTCCGCGCAAAAGCAAAAATTCAAATCCTAAGATAA
- the upp gene encoding uracil phosphoribosyltransferase, translating to MQNVKLISHPLIEHKLTILRDKNTQPFQFRMLVDEISYLMIFEATRNLKVKDVKVQTPVAVADAKRLTTKVMICPILRAALGMLDSVFTIIPDASVGFLGFQRNEETAQAEFFYAKLPKDAKERMAIIIDPMFATGGTAIDAVKFLREKGVKEIKFISIIAAPEGLKRFSEIYPDVEVYTASIDEKLNEKNYIVPGLGDAGDRVFNTL from the coding sequence ATGCAAAACGTGAAGCTCATCTCACATCCATTGATCGAGCATAAACTAACAATCTTACGTGATAAAAACACCCAGCCTTTTCAGTTTCGCATGCTAGTTGATGAGATCAGCTACCTTATGATCTTTGAGGCGACTAGAAATTTAAAGGTAAAAGATGTCAAAGTCCAAACACCAGTTGCGGTGGCAGACGCAAAAAGGCTAACTACAAAGGTGATGATATGCCCTATCTTAAGGGCTGCTCTTGGCATGCTTGATAGCGTCTTTACCATCATACCAGATGCGAGTGTTGGCTTTTTGGGCTTTCAGCGAAACGAAGAGACAGCGCAGGCTGAGTTTTTCTACGCAAAGCTTCCAAAAGACGCAAAAGAGCGCATGGCGATCATCATCGACCCTATGTTTGCAACTGGCGGCACGGCGATAGACGCGGTTAAATTCTTGCGTGAAAAGGGCGTTAAAGAGATCAAATTTATCTCTATCATCGCCGCACCTGAGGGGCTAAAGAGATTTAGTGAAATTTACCCAGACGTTGAGGTCTATACGGCATCGATCGATGAGAAACTAAATGAGAAAAACTACATCGTTCCAGGTCTTGGTGATGCTGGCGATAGAGTTTTTAACACTCTTTAA